From a region of the Narcine bancroftii isolate sNarBan1 chromosome 5, sNarBan1.hap1, whole genome shotgun sequence genome:
- the LOC138764837 gene encoding A disintegrin and metalloproteinase with thrombospondin motifs 4-like, translating to MSLGWLLGLSFLLLVEGGRNSPLQWGVSRTHRMELLVVVDTRLARALGGEVRTYVLALLGAADRLYRHPSLASDLRLAVSHVEVLWDEARGPRVVSEAALALHEFCQWQRERRAEGAWNQTPYDAALLLTRQNICQENFCESLGLGHIGTVCEVDSGQNCAVVQDIGLQSAFTIAHEIGHLIGMAHDNSAICAQIGESPRENQMMSPMLSRIDFSEPWSRCSIRLSLGFFASGRGDCLLNKPSISLADSAPLAGSTYDRDVQCRLSFGPGHRARPMLDPCPILWCVARHQGEWHHASKQLPAADGTPCGEGAICLSGRCTHNWKQLTRVDGSWGSWGPWGSCSRSCGGGVQYSRRRCDNPVPANFGVYCLGRWERFQSCSLKTCADTRGQTYRQEQCEERSSQSVDGVLQEWEPYHHGILWADLCKLNCLQKSTGMVTIFSTKVKDGTPCFPHSNAVCVRGQCIKTGCDGLIGSRKRYSLCGVCGGSNAQCYRVIRRFHGKVVNYTEVGVVPRGAASLKVQQQPRKGLGRFYTCLAVRREDGTYALNGRGQISTYKTLVQAGGVSLHYPGWSPRRDILQSLTRGPLTENLYLQVYNPGGRRVVRVIYSYYIAGLEPKRDAQPAGHPILDNHIPILDPSINPTLKSLSATSRGPSLDPNPRQDTNPRQDTYSTQDLKPSQDPHLTEDTNSTQDPHPTQDSHPTQVPNARQDSNPRQNPNARQDPNPRQDSHITEDTNSTQDSHPTQDPNARQDPNPRKDSHLTEDTNSTQDPNPTQDPNPTQDPNPTQDPNLSREPDSIQSPIPDHTLDSCSVSTLTPSHRTPTPDSRPSWQMGAWQFCSVSCGVGWVVRKVSCVDRAGRPTGGCAKEQQPQSMALCVRGFCRKF from the exons ATGAGCTTGGGCTGGTTGTTGGGACTGTCCTTCCTGCTGCTGGTGGAGGGTGGCAGGAACTCGCCATTGCAGTGGGGGGTGTCCAGGACCCATCGGATGGAGCTGCTGGTGGTGGTGGACACAAGACTGGCCCGAGCGCTGGGCGGCGAGGTCAGGACCTACGTCCTGGCCTTGCTGGGAGCAGCCGATCGCCTGTATCGACACCCCTCGTTGGCCAGCGACCTGCGGCTGGCTGTCAGTCACGTGGAGGTGCTGTGGGATGAGGCTCGGGGTCCGCGTGTGGTTTCCGAGGCTGCATTGGCTCTGCACGAGTTCTGCCAGTGGCAGAGGGAGAGGAGGGCAGAGGGCGCCTGGAACCAGACTCCATACGATGCTGCTCTGCTGCTGACACGACAG AATATCTGCCAGGAAAACTTCTGTGAGTCACTGGGCCTGGGCCACATTGGGACTGTGTGTGAGGTGGACAGTGGCCAGAATTGTGCTGTGGTGCAAGATATCGGTCTGCAGAGTGCCTTCACCATTGCGCACGAGATTG GACATCTCATTGGAATGGCTCATGACAACTCAGCCATTTGTGCTCAGATAGGGGAATCCCCCCGGGAGAACCAGATGATGTCCCCAATGTTGTCCAGAATTGACTTCTCTGAGCCCTGGTCTCGATGTAGTATTCGATTATCCCTGGGATTCTTCGCAAGTGGCAGGG GTGACTGCCTCCTGAACAAGCCATCCATCTCCCTGGCTGACTCAGCCCCACTGGCCGGTTCGACCTATGACCGGGATGTCCAGTGCCGGCTGTCCTTTGGCCCTGGGCACCGGGCGCGTCCGATGCTGGACCCGTGCCCAATTCTGTGGTGCGTGGCCAGGCACCAAGGAGAATGGCACCATGCAAGCAAGCAGCTTCCGGCGGCAGATGGGACACCCTGTGGAGAAGGGGCCATCTGCCTCTCGGGGAGGTGCACCCACAACTGGAAACAGCTG ACACGTGTAGATGGGAGCTGGGGGTCTTGGGGTCCATGGGGATCCTGCTCTCGTTCCTGTGGGGGAGGGGTGCAATACTCCCGGCGCCGCTGTGACAACCCCGTTCCTGCCAATTTCGGAGTGTACTGCCTGGGGAGGTGGGAGCGTTTCCAGTCCTGCAGCCTGAAGACCTGTGCGGACACTCGAG GTCAGACCTACCGGCAGGAGCAGTGTGAGGAGAGGAGCAGTCAGTCAGTGGACGGGGTGCTGCAGGAGTGGGAGCCGTACCACCATGGCATCCTCTGGGCCGACCTCTGCAAGCTCAACTGCCTGCAGAAGAGCACAGGCATGGTTACGATCTTCTCCACCAAG GTGAAGGATGGCACGCCATGTTTCCCGCACAGCAATGCGGTGTGTGTACGGGGTCAGTGCATCAAGACCGGCTGCGATGGGCTGATCGGCTCCCGAAAACGCTATAGTCTGTGCGGGGTATGCGGTGGCAGCAATGCCCAGTGTTACCGGGTGATCCGTCGCTTCCACGGAAAAGT GGTGAACTACACGGAGGTGGGGGTCGTGCCCCGAGGGGCAGCCAGCCTGAAAGTCCAACAGCAGCCACGGAAGGGGCTGGGCCGGTTCTACACCTGCCTGGCTGTGCGCCGTGAGGATGGGACCTACGCCCTGAATGGCAGGGGCCAAATCTCCACCTACAAGACCCTGGTGCAGGCCGGAGGGGTCTCCCTCCACTACCCCGGCTGGAGCCCCCGGCGGGACATCCTGCAGTCTCTGACCCGGGGCCCACTGACTGAGAACCTCTATCTGCAGGTCTACAACCCGGGCGGGCGCAGAGTGGTCCGCGTCATCTACTCCTACTACATAGCAGGGTTGGAGCCCAAGAGGGATGCCCAGCCGGCTGGGCACCCCATCCTAGACAACCATATCCCCATTCTGGACCCCAGCATCAACCCAACCCTGAAATCTCTATCAGCCACAAGCCGAGGCCCCTCACTAGACCCTAACCCCAGACAGGACACAAACCCCAGACAGGACACCTACTCCACACAGGACCTTAAACCCAGTCAGGACCCTCACCTCACAGAGGACACTAACTCTACACAGGACCCTCACCCCACACAGGACTCTCACCCCACACAGGTCCCTAATGCCAGACAGGACTCTAACCCCAGACAAAACCCTAATGCCAGACAGGACCCTAACCCCAGACAGGACTCTCACATCACAGAGGACACTAACTCGACACAGGACTCTCACCCCACACAGGACCCTAATGCCAGACAGGACCCTAACCCCAGAAAGGACTCTCACCTCACAGAGGATACTAACTCTACACAGGACCCTAACCCTACACAGGACCCTAACCCCACACAGGACCCTAACCCCACACAGGACCCTAACCTCAGTCGGGAGCCTGATTCCATCCAAAGCCCCATCCCAGACCACACTTTGGACTCCTGCTCAGTATCCACTCTGACCCCTTCCCACCGCACTCCAACACCAGACTCCAGACCCAGCTGGCAAATGGGAGCATGGCAGTTCTGCTCTGTGTCATGTGGGgtgggctgggtggtgaggaaggTGAGCTGTGTAGACAGAGCAGGGAGGCCAACTGGGGGCTGTGCAAAGGAGCAGCAGCCACAAAGCATGGCACTATGTGTAAGGGGGTTCTGCAGGAAGTTCTAG